One Streptomyces fagopyri DNA window includes the following coding sequences:
- a CDS encoding lipid-transfer protein, which translates to MTRSTAGIKDATAVVGIGQTPFAKQLPEPEKTLACRAILAALDDAGIAPSEVDGLASYTMEETDEVEVAKALGFGDLTFFSKVGYGGGGSCATVAHLAAAVATGQATVGVAWRSRKRGSGPRPWKNTVAQLPTPAQWTRPFGLLRPADEIGMLARRYMHEYGATRDHLFNVALACRNRANQNPAAMMYDRPLTREMYMTSRWISEPLCLFDNCLETDGALACVVVSAERARDCRRRPVYVHSVAQGLPAQHHGMVNYWNDDPLTGPAWTAARHLWKNADFTPDDVDVAQIYDAFTPLIPLSLEGYGFCGRGEGAAFTEGGALEIGGRLPLNTGGGGLSEAYVHGFNLITEGVKQLRGTSTAQVPGAATCLVTAGEGVPTSAVLLRT; encoded by the coding sequence ATGACACGGAGCACGGCGGGGATCAAGGACGCCACGGCCGTCGTCGGCATCGGTCAGACCCCCTTCGCCAAGCAACTCCCCGAGCCCGAGAAGACCTTGGCCTGTCGTGCGATTCTCGCCGCCCTCGACGACGCGGGGATCGCCCCCTCGGAGGTCGACGGGCTGGCCTCCTACACCATGGAGGAGACCGACGAGGTCGAGGTCGCCAAGGCCCTCGGCTTCGGCGACCTCACCTTCTTCAGCAAAGTCGGCTACGGGGGCGGCGGTTCGTGCGCGACCGTCGCCCATCTCGCCGCCGCCGTCGCCACCGGGCAGGCCACGGTCGGGGTCGCCTGGCGGTCGCGCAAGCGGGGCAGCGGCCCCAGGCCCTGGAAGAACACGGTCGCCCAGCTCCCCACCCCGGCACAGTGGACCCGCCCCTTCGGACTGCTCAGGCCCGCCGACGAGATCGGCATGCTGGCACGGCGCTACATGCACGAGTACGGCGCCACCCGCGACCACCTCTTCAACGTGGCGCTCGCCTGCCGCAACCGGGCCAACCAGAACCCCGCCGCGATGATGTACGACCGCCCGCTCACCCGCGAGATGTACATGACCTCCCGCTGGATCAGCGAACCCCTCTGTCTCTTCGACAACTGTCTGGAGACGGACGGCGCGCTGGCGTGCGTGGTCGTGTCGGCCGAGCGCGCCCGGGACTGCCGGCGGCGGCCCGTGTACGTCCACTCGGTCGCCCAGGGCCTGCCCGCGCAGCACCACGGCATGGTCAACTACTGGAACGACGACCCGCTCACCGGCCCCGCCTGGACCGCCGCCCGGCATCTGTGGAAGAACGCCGACTTCACGCCGGACGACGTCGACGTGGCCCAGATCTACGACGCCTTCACGCCCCTCATACCGCTCTCCCTGGAGGGCTACGGCTTCTGCGGCCGCGGCGAGGGCGCCGCCTTCACCGAGGGCGGCGCGCTGGAGATCGGCGGACGGCTGCCCCTCAACACGGGCGGGGGCGGACTCAGCGAGGCGTACGTCCACGGCTTCAACCTCATCACCGAGGGCGTGAAGCAGCTGCGCGGGACCAGCACCGCGCAGGTTCCCGGAGCCGCCACCTGTCTGGTCACGGCCGGGGAGGGCGTCCCCACCTCCGCGGTCCTGCTGCGAACCTGA
- a CDS encoding VOC family protein, with amino-acid sequence MAVSPASGAPDASGAFPEGVPCWVEAQLPDVEAGRRFYGELFGWTFGEGSGPPGTEVWARHHGELVAALVPKGDGRMPTVWTVYFATPDAAALAARITTAGGRLITAPTPVGSFGTTALATDPEGAVFGLWQAGDHPGFGKRHAPGSFCWAELYARDTWVVDAFYGALFHDALFGADASPDVGRAPVLDVFPAEMPPHFLVHFGVESVEAVLATVNRLGGRVQVPAFDTSYGKVAVVTDNQGASFAVIQR; translated from the coding sequence ATGGCCGTATCCCCGGCATCCGGCGCGCCCGACGCGTCCGGTGCCTTCCCCGAAGGCGTCCCCTGCTGGGTGGAAGCGCAGCTTCCCGACGTGGAGGCGGGCCGGCGCTTCTACGGTGAGCTGTTCGGCTGGACCTTCGGCGAGGGGTCCGGGCCGCCCGGGACCGAGGTGTGGGCACGCCACCACGGTGAGCTCGTCGCCGCCCTGGTGCCCAAGGGGGACGGGCGGATGCCCACCGTCTGGACGGTGTACTTCGCCACCCCGGACGCCGCCGCGCTGGCCGCCCGGATCACCACGGCGGGCGGCCGGCTGATCACCGCCCCGACACCGGTCGGCTCCTTCGGCACGACGGCCCTCGCCACCGACCCCGAGGGCGCGGTGTTCGGTCTCTGGCAGGCGGGCGACCATCCGGGCTTCGGGAAGCGGCACGCGCCGGGCTCCTTCTGCTGGGCGGAGTTGTACGCACGGGACACCTGGGTCGTCGACGCGTTCTACGGGGCCCTCTTCCACGACGCCCTCTTCGGCGCCGACGCGTCCCCCGACGTGGGCCGGGCCCCCGTCCTCGACGTCTTCCCGGCGGAGATGCCCCCGCACTTCCTGGTCCATTTCGGGGTCGAGAGCGTCGAGGCGGTACTCGCCACGGTGAACCGGCTCGGCGGCCGCGTCCAGGTGCCCGCCTTCGACACCTCGTACGGAAAAGTGGCCGTCGTCACCGACAATCAAGGGGCGTCGTTCGCCGTCATCCAGCGGTGA
- a CDS encoding FadD3 family acyl-CoA ligase, with amino-acid sequence MRGDLEWRSVAGLIRSAARRFADREAVVEGRTRITYAELGARVERAAAACLAEGVRTGDRVAVWAPNTLDWIVCALGAVSAGAVLVPLNTRFKGAEAAYVLSRSRARLLFVTGTFLGTSYVASLRRAAGEGDGAGPLPGLPHLEQVVVLSDDAPAGFRTWKDFLAAGDAVGAAATRERAESVAGTAPSDIVFTSGTTGRPKGAVITHAQSLRGYAIWSELAGLRAGDRYLIVNPFFHTFGYKAGVLACLMRGATMVPQPVFDVDTVLANVAAERISVLPGPPTLHQSLLDHPSRDAYDLSALRLVVTGAAVVPLRLVERLRSELRIGTVLTAYGLSEASGIVTMCRRGDAPAVIASTSGRAIPDTEIRVADATGAPLAPGTPGEVLVRGFHVMRGYFEDPAATAAVLAPDGWLRTGDVGVLDAAGNLRITDRIKDMFIVGGFNAYPAEIEQLLGLHPDVADVAVIGVPDGRLGEVGRAYVVRRPGAALTSDDLIAWSRREMANYKVPRTVEFVTGLPRNASGKVVKGELRSGTF; translated from the coding sequence GTGCGCGGTGACTTGGAGTGGCGGAGCGTCGCGGGGCTGATCCGGTCGGCGGCGCGGCGGTTCGCGGACCGGGAGGCCGTCGTCGAGGGCCGGACGCGCATCACCTACGCGGAGCTGGGCGCCCGCGTGGAACGCGCCGCGGCGGCCTGCCTGGCCGAAGGGGTGCGCACGGGCGACCGGGTGGCCGTCTGGGCGCCGAACACCCTCGACTGGATCGTCTGCGCGCTCGGCGCGGTCTCGGCGGGCGCCGTCCTGGTCCCCCTCAACACCCGCTTCAAGGGCGCCGAGGCGGCGTACGTGCTGTCCCGGAGCAGGGCGCGGCTGCTCTTCGTGACGGGAACGTTCCTGGGGACCTCGTACGTGGCGTCGCTGCGCCGGGCGGCCGGTGAGGGGGACGGCGCCGGCCCGTTGCCCGGACTCCCGCACCTGGAACAGGTGGTGGTGCTGTCGGACGACGCCCCCGCCGGCTTCCGTACCTGGAAGGACTTCCTGGCGGCCGGGGACGCGGTCGGGGCGGCGGCGACCCGGGAACGCGCGGAGTCCGTGGCGGGCACCGCGCCGTCCGACATCGTCTTCACGTCGGGGACGACGGGACGGCCCAAGGGCGCGGTGATCACCCACGCGCAGAGCCTGCGGGGCTACGCGATCTGGAGCGAGCTGGCCGGGCTGCGCGCGGGCGACCGCTATCTGATCGTGAACCCCTTCTTCCACACCTTCGGCTACAAGGCCGGGGTGCTGGCCTGTCTGATGCGCGGCGCGACGATGGTCCCGCAGCCCGTGTTCGACGTGGACACGGTGCTGGCGAACGTGGCGGCGGAGCGCATCTCGGTCCTGCCCGGCCCGCCCACGCTCCACCAGTCCCTCCTGGACCACCCGTCCCGGGACGCGTACGACCTGTCCGCGCTGAGGCTGGTGGTGACGGGGGCGGCCGTGGTTCCCCTGAGGCTGGTGGAACGGCTGAGGTCGGAGCTGAGGATCGGCACCGTACTCACCGCGTACGGGCTCTCCGAGGCGAGCGGGATCGTCACCATGTGCCGCCGGGGAGACGCGCCGGCCGTGATCGCCTCCACGTCGGGGCGCGCGATCCCGGACACGGAGATCCGGGTGGCGGACGCGACCGGGGCGCCCCTCGCCCCCGGCACCCCGGGCGAGGTGCTGGTCCGCGGCTTCCACGTGATGCGGGGCTACTTCGAGGACCCGGCGGCCACGGCGGCGGTCCTGGCCCCGGACGGCTGGCTGCGCACCGGTGACGTGGGCGTCCTCGACGCGGCCGGGAACCTGCGCATCACCGACCGGATCAAGGACATGTTCATCGTCGGAGGCTTCAACGCCTACCCCGCCGAGATAGAGCAGCTCCTCGGCCTCCATCCGGACGTCGCGGACGTGGCGGTGATCGGCGTGCCCGACGGGCGGCTGGGAGAGGTCGGCAGGGCGTACGTCGTACGGCGCCCCGGAGCGGCTCTGACCAGCGACGACCTGATCGCCTGGTCGCGCCGCGAGATGGCCAACTACAAGGTCCCCCGCACGGTCGAGTTCGTGACCGGACTCCCACGGAACGCGAGCGGGAAGGTGGTGAAGGGGGAGTTGCGGTCCGGGACCTTCTGA
- a CDS encoding DUF397 domain-containing protein yields the protein MQDLCRFCETERTLKPPTLPETSHQVIQVTTQKRTAIHSQEPAALKGERAPTLVQHHRLCWPRLRSRTALQPASNRHHPSVHDGHDQGHAHRGRASGGVHGECARLASHEIDLSTALWRKSSNGTGGDCVEIAAGLSGVVPIRDAKLQDSPVLLVQATSWSTFLANPKP from the coding sequence ATGCAAGACCTGTGTCGTTTCTGTGAAACGGAACGAACGTTGAAGCCTCCGACGCTTCCCGAAACAAGCCACCAGGTGATACAAGTCACGACACAAAAGCGGACAGCGATTCACTCGCAGGAGCCGGCGGCCCTGAAAGGCGAACGGGCACCGACCCTCGTTCAGCACCACAGGCTGTGTTGGCCACGGCTCAGGTCTCGAACAGCGCTTCAGCCTGCGTCAAACCGCCACCACCCATCCGTTCATGATGGGCATGACCAAGGTCATGCCCATCGCGGACGCGCCTCCGGTGGTGTACATGGAGAGTGTGCACGGCTGGCAAGCCACGAGATTGACCTGAGCACCGCACTGTGGCGCAAGAGCAGCAACGGCACCGGCGGCGACTGCGTCGAGATCGCCGCCGGCCTCTCGGGAGTCGTCCCCATCCGGGACGCAAAGCTCCAGGACAGCCCCGTCCTACTGGTCCAAGCCACGTCCTGGTCCACCTTCCTCGCAAATCCGAAGCCCTAA
- a CDS encoding outer membrane protein assembly factor BamB family protein, whose protein sequence is MVDQLTQHDPRRIGPFEVLGRLGAGGMGLVYLARSASGRRVAIKTVRTELAEDQLFRVRFTREVEAARAVSGFYTAAVVDADPRAAVPWLATAYVPAPSLEEIVNECGPMPAQAVRWLAAGVAEALQSIHGAGLVHRDLKPSNVLVVEDGPRVIDFGIASGVSNTRLTMTNVAVGTPAYMSPEQAKDSRSVTGASDVFSLGSMLVFAATGHAPFHGANPVETVFMLLREGPDLEGLPDELRPLIESCMQMEAAGRPNPADLQAQLAPHLFGSGSDDSGTASAWLPERAVGLIESRRGGRPPVKAPPSGGRSGGGRPVVPPPPAHAPAAVGAPDTGPVRLAGGKVPIGPGPRVADARAAAVKAPPPEAGLAASWSRPRVGVNGADPVPAVAPPPPPDSPSGWRPWRFRMSNDVWGTPTVAGDLVYVTSFEVHALDVATGRRSFKTRDVAWSMAVADGRIHASDGPTLFALDAREGADLWRLATDAWVYSLKAERGTVVTGTRGGGVQAWEASNGQKLWEVTGAQSDFESPEAGPAVHDGTVFVWKDARLRALEARTGEERWSYPIGDAASCGGVPVRMTRADDGYVYISAGTRVLAVDVASGHVRWHFEAPAVFLCPPTFVPGPAVAGGGVYLADYLGTVYALDATDGRDRWRIATEARASIDPVLVAAGHVHVGSGKGLYTLDAVTGTPKWRFQAGGDIVGAPAVAEGRIHFGSTDHLLYTLKADDGRLRWKLATGGEITGAPVVKDGVVYACSKDRCVYALDAEKGTGTARTV, encoded by the coding sequence GTGGTGGATCAGCTGACGCAGCACGATCCGCGTCGGATCGGGCCGTTCGAGGTGCTGGGGCGGCTGGGTGCCGGCGGCATGGGGCTGGTCTATCTCGCGCGCTCGGCCTCCGGCCGGCGCGTGGCGATCAAGACGGTCAGGACGGAGCTCGCCGAGGACCAGCTGTTCCGGGTGCGCTTCACGCGTGAGGTCGAGGCCGCGCGCGCGGTCTCCGGCTTCTACACCGCGGCCGTGGTCGACGCGGACCCGCGCGCCGCGGTGCCGTGGCTGGCCACCGCGTACGTCCCGGCGCCCTCCCTCGAGGAGATAGTGAACGAGTGCGGGCCGATGCCGGCCCAGGCGGTGCGCTGGCTGGCCGCGGGTGTCGCGGAGGCCCTGCAGTCCATCCACGGCGCGGGGCTCGTCCACCGCGACCTGAAACCCTCGAACGTCCTGGTGGTCGAGGACGGGCCGCGGGTCATCGACTTCGGTATCGCGTCCGGCGTGTCGAACACCCGTCTGACGATGACGAACGTCGCCGTCGGTACACCCGCGTACATGTCACCCGAGCAGGCGAAGGACTCGCGCAGCGTGACGGGCGCGAGCGATGTCTTCTCGCTCGGTTCCATGCTCGTCTTCGCCGCGACCGGGCACGCCCCCTTCCACGGCGCGAACCCGGTCGAGACGGTCTTCATGCTGCTCCGGGAGGGCCCCGACCTCGAGGGCCTCCCGGACGAGCTGAGGCCGCTGATCGAGTCCTGTATGCAGATGGAGGCGGCCGGCCGCCCCAATCCCGCCGACCTCCAGGCGCAGTTGGCTCCCCATCTGTTCGGTTCCGGGTCGGACGACAGCGGTACGGCGTCGGCCTGGCTGCCCGAGCGGGCGGTGGGCCTGATCGAGTCGCGCCGCGGGGGCCGTCCGCCGGTGAAGGCCCCGCCGTCCGGGGGCCGCAGCGGTGGCGGACGCCCGGTGGTGCCTCCGCCGCCCGCGCACGCTCCCGCGGCCGTCGGCGCGCCCGACACCGGTCCGGTGCGGCTCGCCGGCGGCAAGGTGCCCATCGGCCCGGGACCGCGGGTCGCCGACGCCCGTGCCGCCGCCGTGAAGGCCCCTCCTCCAGAGGCGGGCCTCGCCGCGTCCTGGTCCCGGCCGCGCGTCGGTGTCAACGGCGCCGACCCCGTGCCGGCGGTCGCGCCGCCGCCCCCGCCGGACTCCCCGTCCGGCTGGCGTCCCTGGCGATTCCGTATGTCGAACGACGTCTGGGGTACGCCCACGGTCGCCGGCGACCTCGTCTACGTCACGTCCTTCGAGGTCCACGCGCTGGACGTGGCGACCGGCCGCCGCAGCTTCAAGACGCGGGACGTGGCCTGGTCGATGGCGGTCGCGGACGGCCGTATCCACGCCTCCGACGGTCCGACGCTGTTCGCGCTGGACGCCCGGGAGGGCGCCGATCTGTGGCGGCTGGCGACGGACGCCTGGGTCTACTCCCTGAAGGCCGAGCGGGGGACCGTCGTCACCGGGACACGCGGGGGCGGTGTGCAGGCCTGGGAGGCCTCCAACGGCCAGAAACTCTGGGAGGTCACCGGCGCCCAGAGCGACTTCGAGTCCCCGGAGGCCGGGCCCGCCGTGCACGACGGCACGGTGTTCGTGTGGAAGGACGCGCGGCTGCGTGCGCTGGAGGCCCGTACGGGTGAGGAGCGCTGGTCGTACCCGATCGGCGACGCGGCGTCGTGCGGCGGCGTGCCGGTCCGGATGACCCGGGCCGACGACGGCTACGTCTACATCTCGGCGGGCACCCGGGTGCTCGCCGTCGACGTGGCGAGCGGTCACGTCCGCTGGCACTTCGAGGCGCCGGCGGTCTTCCTGTGCCCGCCGACCTTCGTGCCGGGGCCCGCGGTCGCCGGGGGCGGGGTGTACCTCGCCGACTACCTCGGCACGGTGTACGCGCTCGACGCCACCGACGGACGCGACCGGTGGCGGATCGCGACCGAGGCCCGTGCCTCCATCGATCCGGTGCTCGTCGCCGCCGGGCACGTGCACGTGGGCAGCGGAAAGGGTCTGTACACCCTGGACGCCGTCACCGGTACGCCGAAGTGGCGTTTCCAGGCGGGCGGCGACATCGTGGGCGCGCCCGCGGTGGCCGAGGGGCGCATCCACTTCGGCTCCACGGACCATCTGCTGTACACGCTGAAGGCCGACGACGGGCGTCTGCGCTGGAAGCTGGCGACCGGCGGCGAGATCACCGGCGCCCCCGTCGTCAAGGACGGTGTCGTGTACGCCTGCAGCAAGGACCGCTGTGTGTACGCCCTGGACGCGGAGAAGGGCACGGGGACGGCGCGAACGGTGTGA
- a CDS encoding Zn-ribbon domain-containing OB-fold protein, translated as MLSPVVDDDGAPFWEYAARGELRIQACADCGEPRFPPRPCCPRCRSFGSEWRLMSGLGRVWSYVVPHPPLLPAYAARVPYNAAVVELADAPRIRLVGNLVAGPGAPLGSLAPERIRIGARVRVVFGADRLPQWVLERS; from the coding sequence CTGCTCTCGCCGGTCGTGGACGACGACGGCGCGCCCTTCTGGGAGTACGCCGCCCGGGGCGAGCTGCGGATCCAGGCCTGCGCCGACTGCGGCGAGCCGCGCTTCCCGCCCCGGCCCTGCTGCCCGCGGTGCCGGTCCTTCGGCAGCGAGTGGCGCCTGATGAGCGGGCTGGGCCGCGTCTGGTCGTACGTCGTCCCGCATCCGCCCCTGCTGCCCGCGTACGCGGCCCGGGTGCCGTACAACGCGGCCGTCGTCGAACTCGCGGACGCCCCGCGCATCCGCCTGGTCGGCAACCTGGTCGCCGGACCCGGCGCCCCGCTGGGCTCCCTCGCCCCCGAACGGATCCGGATCGGCGCACGGGTGCGGGTCGTGTTCGGCGCCGACCGGCTGCCGCAGTGGGTTCTGGAGCGGTCGTGA
- a CDS encoding nitroreductase family deazaflavin-dependent oxidoreductase, whose amino-acid sequence MARGALPGVRLVQKVSATRTFARVAPHLVPAVDRAVHRLTRGRVLLSARMLPGVVLTARGARSGLVRRTPLACVPEGAGAASWLLVGSNFGRAEHPAWTANLLAHPDAEVSWKGTDIPVTARLLAGEERDAAWRAALAFWPPYATYQARIDREIRLFRITRR is encoded by the coding sequence ATGGCCCGCGGAGCGCTCCCCGGGGTCCGGCTCGTGCAGAAGGTGTCCGCCACCCGGACCTTCGCCCGCGTCGCGCCGCATCTCGTCCCCGCCGTGGACCGCGCGGTGCACCGGCTGACCCGCGGCAGGGTGCTGCTGAGCGCGCGGATGCTGCCGGGTGTCGTCCTCACGGCGCGCGGCGCGCGGAGCGGGCTGGTCCGGCGGACGCCGCTGGCCTGTGTGCCGGAGGGGGCCGGGGCGGCGAGCTGGCTCCTCGTCGGCTCGAACTTCGGGCGCGCGGAGCATCCGGCGTGGACCGCCAATCTGCTCGCCCACCCGGACGCCGAGGTGAGCTGGAAGGGCACGGACATCCCGGTGACGGCCCGGCTGCTGGCGGGGGAGGAGCGGGACGCGGCCTGGCGGGCGGCGCTGGCTTTCTGGCCGCCGTACGCCACGTACCAGGCGCGGATCGACCGTGAGATCCGGCTGTTCCGGATCACCCGGCGCTGA
- a CDS encoding TetR family transcriptional regulator — MTGQVRTVDGRVAGRRGQATRQKLLDCLSEMLSSSPYRDVKVIDVARKAGTSPATFYQYFPDVEGAVLEIAEQMAAEGAGLTELLDGRSWAGKAGWQTAQELVDGFLEFWRKNDAILRVVDLGAAEGDKRFYKIRMKILNSVNNSLTDTVTELQAKGRVDKDVNPAAMAGSLVAMLAAVASHQKGFQTWGVKQAELKPNLALLVHLGVTGKKPTK, encoded by the coding sequence ATGACAGGACAAGTGCGTACCGTCGACGGCCGCGTGGCCGGTCGGCGTGGGCAGGCGACCAGGCAGAAGCTGCTCGACTGCCTCAGTGAAATGCTCAGCTCCTCGCCCTACCGGGACGTCAAAGTCATTGATGTCGCCCGTAAGGCAGGCACTTCACCGGCGACTTTCTACCAGTACTTTCCGGACGTCGAAGGCGCCGTCCTGGAGATCGCGGAGCAAATGGCCGCGGAGGGCGCCGGGTTGACCGAACTGCTCGACGGGCGCTCCTGGGCGGGCAAGGCCGGCTGGCAGACGGCGCAGGAACTCGTCGACGGGTTCCTGGAGTTCTGGCGGAAGAACGACGCCATTCTCCGCGTGGTCGACCTGGGTGCCGCCGAGGGCGACAAGCGGTTCTACAAGATCCGCATGAAGATCCTGAATTCGGTGAACAACTCCCTTACGGACACGGTCACCGAGCTCCAGGCCAAGGGCAGGGTCGACAAGGACGTGAACCCCGCGGCGATGGCCGGCTCCCTCGTCGCGATGCTCGCGGCGGTGGCCTCGCACCAGAAAGGTTTCCAGACATGGGGTGTCAAACAGGCTGAACTCAAGCCCAATCTCGCACTGTTGGTGCACCTCGGCGTGACCGGGAAGAAGCCGACCAAGTAG
- a CDS encoding enoyl-CoA hydratase/isomerase family protein, which produces MSGGLRISCDKDTGVAVLTLDRPARLNAIDLATASELASAWRAFRFDDSVRAVVVTGAGERAFCTGLDRTAEVPQPGSPFMVDDPLLRVGPKANDCWKPVVAAVRGMACGGAFYLLGEAEFVVADETATFFDPHTTYGMVSAYESVYMAHRMPYGEAARMALMGNAERMSARRAYDLGLVSEVTPPGGALAAAVRCAEVVASYPPEGVQGTVRALWTAHETARAHAFAQSPHLIALGNLPPARQAELFSGRRPDGFRTR; this is translated from the coding sequence GTGAGCGGCGGTCTGCGGATCTCCTGCGACAAGGACACCGGGGTCGCCGTCCTCACCCTGGACCGGCCGGCCAGACTCAACGCGATCGATCTCGCCACCGCGTCCGAACTCGCCTCCGCCTGGCGGGCGTTCCGGTTCGACGACTCCGTGCGCGCCGTCGTCGTCACCGGGGCGGGCGAGCGGGCCTTCTGCACCGGGCTCGACCGTACGGCCGAAGTCCCGCAGCCCGGCTCACCCTTCATGGTGGACGATCCGCTCCTGCGCGTCGGCCCCAAGGCCAACGACTGCTGGAAACCGGTCGTGGCCGCCGTGCGCGGGATGGCCTGCGGGGGCGCCTTCTACCTGCTCGGGGAGGCGGAGTTCGTCGTCGCCGACGAGACCGCCACCTTCTTCGACCCGCACACGACGTACGGCATGGTCAGCGCCTACGAGTCCGTCTACATGGCGCACCGGATGCCGTACGGGGAGGCCGCGCGGATGGCGCTGATGGGGAACGCCGAGCGGATGTCCGCGCGGCGTGCGTACGACCTCGGGCTGGTGTCCGAAGTCACCCCGCCCGGAGGGGCGTTGGCGGCCGCCGTGCGGTGTGCCGAGGTCGTCGCCTCCTACCCGCCCGAGGGGGTGCAGGGCACCGTGCGCGCCCTGTGGACGGCCCACGAGACGGCCCGCGCCCACGCCTTCGCCCAGTCCCCCCACCTCATCGCCCTGGGCAATCTGCCCCCGGCCCGGCAGGCGGAACTGTTCTCCGGCCGGCGCCCGGACGGGTTCCGCACACGCTGA